The genomic segment AAGATTAGCTATATTAGGATTGAGGTTGAATTAAACCTCAATTTTTTTAACAAATTATATATAAGTTAATAAAAGTTTTGATACATTATAAATTGAGAAGGTTTAAATTTAACAATTTGATTGTGAGAATTAGTGTTGAAATATGTGGCAAAGTGTGGTATTATAAGAATGTAAGATAATTCAAGATTTAATCAATACTGTACATTCGCCTCTGTTTCAGAGATTGGGTCTAGGTATCAGGTTATAATCTTTGGAAAAAGGGAGGATTTTTATAATGGAAGATAGAACTTTAGTATGTAAAGATTGTGGAAAGGAATTTGTTTTCACAGTTGGAGAACAAGAATTCTACAAAGAAAAAGGATTTGACAACGATCCAGTTAGATGTCCTGATTGTAGAAGAGCTAGAAAGCAACAAAGAAACAACAGAAACTTCGACAGATAGTAAGTTGTTGAGTCATAAGAGAAATCTTATGACTCTTTATTTTTTGTATGGAGAATTATACAATTTAAAATACGCTTGAAGAGATATATGTGTAAAAAATCTGCATATATGAAAAGAGTGCGAAGCACAATGAATAACTTAATTGCATCGACCGAAATTTTATTCTACTCTGGCAAATTATATCATTGGATGATGCATAAAGAATTATTAAAAGCAGAAAAACATATAGATTTTTATTGCTAAGAATAGAAAAATAAATTTTTAGACGTAGATAATTATAGGATTGATAGAAAACACTATAATTATCTGCGTCTTTTTTGAGCATAGATTATGTTAAAATTGATGCTTTATACTATAAAAATGTGCACGATTTAAGAAAAAGAAAAATGCTTTATAATACATAAAAATATATATTAAATAAATAAAATACGAATTATAAAAAAGAAATATAAATACATAGTTCGTAAAAACATAAATTAAATGAAATTTTAACATAAAATAGGTTGACAACATACGTGTTGAATGATAATCTTATGGTATCGATACGAAAGTTAGTAGAGTGTTATCAGAAAACATTCGCCATTACGAAGGTGTAGTGAGTAGGTAAATGAAAAAAATAACAAGTCCAACATACAAGTATAGTGTTGCGGTATTTTTTGAATGCACCTA from the Clostridium beijerinckii genome contains:
- a CDS encoding zinc-ribbon domain-containing protein; its protein translation is MEDRTLVCKDCGKEFVFTVGEQEFYKEKGFDNDPVRCPDCRRARKQQRNNRNFDR